The following coding sequences are from one Polyodon spathula isolate WHYD16114869_AA chromosome 7, ASM1765450v1, whole genome shotgun sequence window:
- the LOC121318075 gene encoding solute carrier family 45 member 3-like isoform X1 yields the protein MVFKIPSSSCQGKNILNMLQCNLQWHLVLLNFLTCGLEICVAAGITYVPPLLLEAGVEEQYMTMVLGIGPVLGLLFIPLIGSASDHWTSSYGRRRPFIWLLSLGVLLALFIIPHADMLAFYFSWGGQAMHVAFLILGVGLLDFSGQVCFIPLEAVLSDLYGEEEDCGQAFAMFSFMVSLGGCIGYLLPAINWTDSYLSAYLGGQEECLFSLLTFIFILSVLVTMKISHEPTYPSGRLLLEPKPSERARSVFRSCCYLLKCRLRVFKSGPLICMLRTCWSMSPAIYRSYCHIPWVMKQLCVAQLCSWMAVMSFMLFYTDFVGEGLYEDVPSAAPGTPSRIRYDEGVRMGSLGLFLQCATSTFFSIIMSKLIKLFGSKRVYLASMVSFTFSALVICLSKSIVLVTMMSALTGFAYATLQTLPYTLTCHYHKEKDIYMPKKKAKNMHKNGIAITRESVYLTPDEQCTINDNHNQNGHVCIEPERAGSYPAQTDSASGGDGEEEDFGKRGVGLDFAILDSTFLLSQVFPSFFMGMIVLFTESVTAYIASSTIFGLIAIY from the exons ATGGTCTTCAAAATTCCCAGTAGCAGCTGCCAGGGAAAGAATATTCTAAATATGCTTCAATGCAACTTGCAGTGGCATCTTGTCTTGCTAAATTTCCTGACCTGTGGCCTGGAGATCTGTGTGGCAGCTGGGATTACATATGTTCCTCCATTACTCCTGGAGGCGGGGGTTGAAGAGCAGTATATGACGATGGTCTTAG GTATTGGGCCAGTCTTGGGACTCCTGTTCATACCTTTGATTGGTTCGGCCAGTGACCATTGGACGAGCAGCTATGGCCGGAGGCGACCCTTCATCTGGCTGCTGTCTCTGGGGGTGCTGCTGGCCCTGTTCATCATCCCCCATGCTGACATGCTCGCCTTCTACTTCAGCTGGGGCGGACAGGCTATGCACGTGGCCTTCCTCATTCTGGGAGTGGGTCTGCTTGATTTCTCCGGCCAGGTCTGCTTCATCCCACTGGAAGCTGTGCTCTCCGACCTGTACGGGGAGGAGGAGGATTGTGGGCAAGCCTTTGCCATGTTTTCCTTCATGGTCAGCCTGGGCGGCTGCATTGGCTATCTGCTCCCAGCCATCAACTGGACCGACAGCTACCTCTCTGCCTACCTTGGTGGTCAAGAGGAGTGCCTCTTTTCCTTGCTCACCTTCATCTTCATCCTAAGTGTTCTTGTCACCATGAAAATCTCACATGAGCCCACCTACCCCTCAGGGCGCCTGCTGCTGGAACCAAAGCCTTCAGAGAGAGCCAGGTCTGTCTTCCGCTCCTGCTGCTACCTTCTCAAGTGCAGGCTGAGGGTCTTCAAGTCAGGCCCTTTGATTTGCATGTTGCGGACTTGCTGGTCAATGTCGCCAGCCATCTACCGCAGTTACTGCCACATTCCCTGGGTCATGAAGCAGCTGTGTGTAGCCCAGCTCTGCAGCTGGATGGCTGTCATGTCCTTCATGCTATTCTACACAGACTTTGTCGGAGAAGGGCTTTACGAAGATGTCCCCAGTGCAGCACCAGGAACCCCATCAAGAATTCGCTATGATGAAG GTGTTCGCATGGGGAGCCTGGGCCTGTTTCTGCAATGTGCTACCTCAACGTTTTTCTCAATAATCATGAGTAAACTTATCAAACTGTTTGGGTCTAAGAGAGTCTATTTGGCCAGCATGGTCAGCTTCACCTTCTCTGCACTAGTGATTTGCCTTTCAAAGAGCATTGTGCTGGTCACCATGATGTCTGCACTAACTGGATTTGCTTATGCCACGCTACAGACCCTGCCCTACACACTGACCTGTCATTACCACAAGGAAAAGGAC ATctatatgccaaaaaaaaaagccaaaaatatGCATAAAAATGGAATCGCAATAACCAGAGAGTCGGTTTATCTGACTCCGGATGAACAGTGCACCATAAATGACAACCACAACCAAAACGGACATGTGTGCATTGAGCCAGAGCGTGCAGGCAGTTACCCTGCCCAGACTGACTCTGCCAGTGGAGGTGATGGTGAGGAGGAGGATTTTGGGAAGCGCGGCGTCGGCTTGGACTTTGCCATCCTGGACAGCACCTTTCTGCTCTCGCAAGTCTTCCCCTCTTTCTTCATGGGGATGATCGTTTTGTTTACAGAATCTGTTACAGCTTACATAGCCTCCTCCACTATCTTCGGCTTGATTGCGATTTATTAA
- the LOC121318075 gene encoding solute carrier family 45 member 3-like isoform X2 has translation MLAFYFSWGGQAMHVAFLILGVGLLDFSGQVCFIPLEAVLSDLYGEEEDCGQAFAMFSFMVSLGGCIGYLLPAINWTDSYLSAYLGGQEECLFSLLTFIFILSVLVTMKISHEPTYPSGRLLLEPKPSERARSVFRSCCYLLKCRLRVFKSGPLICMLRTCWSMSPAIYRSYCHIPWVMKQLCVAQLCSWMAVMSFMLFYTDFVGEGLYEDVPSAAPGTPSRIRYDEGVRMGSLGLFLQCATSTFFSIIMSKLIKLFGSKRVYLASMVSFTFSALVICLSKSIVLVTMMSALTGFAYATLQTLPYTLTCHYHKEKDIYMPKKKAKNMHKNGIAITRESVYLTPDEQCTINDNHNQNGHVCIEPERAGSYPAQTDSASGGDGEEEDFGKRGVGLDFAILDSTFLLSQVFPSFFMGMIVLFTESVTAYIASSTIFGLIAIY, from the exons ATGCTCGCCTTCTACTTCAGCTGGGGCGGACAGGCTATGCACGTGGCCTTCCTCATTCTGGGAGTGGGTCTGCTTGATTTCTCCGGCCAGGTCTGCTTCATCCCACTGGAAGCTGTGCTCTCCGACCTGTACGGGGAGGAGGAGGATTGTGGGCAAGCCTTTGCCATGTTTTCCTTCATGGTCAGCCTGGGCGGCTGCATTGGCTATCTGCTCCCAGCCATCAACTGGACCGACAGCTACCTCTCTGCCTACCTTGGTGGTCAAGAGGAGTGCCTCTTTTCCTTGCTCACCTTCATCTTCATCCTAAGTGTTCTTGTCACCATGAAAATCTCACATGAGCCCACCTACCCCTCAGGGCGCCTGCTGCTGGAACCAAAGCCTTCAGAGAGAGCCAGGTCTGTCTTCCGCTCCTGCTGCTACCTTCTCAAGTGCAGGCTGAGGGTCTTCAAGTCAGGCCCTTTGATTTGCATGTTGCGGACTTGCTGGTCAATGTCGCCAGCCATCTACCGCAGTTACTGCCACATTCCCTGGGTCATGAAGCAGCTGTGTGTAGCCCAGCTCTGCAGCTGGATGGCTGTCATGTCCTTCATGCTATTCTACACAGACTTTGTCGGAGAAGGGCTTTACGAAGATGTCCCCAGTGCAGCACCAGGAACCCCATCAAGAATTCGCTATGATGAAG GTGTTCGCATGGGGAGCCTGGGCCTGTTTCTGCAATGTGCTACCTCAACGTTTTTCTCAATAATCATGAGTAAACTTATCAAACTGTTTGGGTCTAAGAGAGTCTATTTGGCCAGCATGGTCAGCTTCACCTTCTCTGCACTAGTGATTTGCCTTTCAAAGAGCATTGTGCTGGTCACCATGATGTCTGCACTAACTGGATTTGCTTATGCCACGCTACAGACCCTGCCCTACACACTGACCTGTCATTACCACAAGGAAAAGGAC ATctatatgccaaaaaaaaaagccaaaaatatGCATAAAAATGGAATCGCAATAACCAGAGAGTCGGTTTATCTGACTCCGGATGAACAGTGCACCATAAATGACAACCACAACCAAAACGGACATGTGTGCATTGAGCCAGAGCGTGCAGGCAGTTACCCTGCCCAGACTGACTCTGCCAGTGGAGGTGATGGTGAGGAGGAGGATTTTGGGAAGCGCGGCGTCGGCTTGGACTTTGCCATCCTGGACAGCACCTTTCTGCTCTCGCAAGTCTTCCCCTCTTTCTTCATGGGGATGATCGTTTTGTTTACAGAATCTGTTACAGCTTACATAGCCTCCTCCACTATCTTCGGCTTGATTGCGATTTATTAA
- the LOC121318076 gene encoding fibroblast growth factor 6-like, translating to MAIAQRWLITMCYEASTHWKLSVIVLLGFVMGIVSSYPIPSRTNDALLERRWEAMFSRSILGISGENSKLNWENDYLLGIKRVRRLYCNVGIGFHLQVLPDGRINGIHTENQYSLIEISTVERGVVSLYGVKSELFVAMNTKGRLYGTVVFHEECKFREILLPNNYNAYESSAYRGSYIALSKHGRVKRGSKASPSMTVTHFLPRI from the exons ATGGCTATTGCACAAAGGTGGCTCATCACTATGTGCTACGAGGCCAGCACTCACTGGAAGTTGTCTGTGATTGTTCTCTTGGGGTTTGTAATGGGGATTGTGTCATCATACCCAATTCCAAGCAGGACTAACGACGCATTGTTGGAGAGGAGATGGGAAGCTATGTTTTCCCGGTCTATTCTTGGGATCTCAGGGGAGAACTCAAAACTGAACTGGGAGAATGACTATTTACTGGGGATTAAGAGAGTGCGGAGGCTTTACTGCAATGTGGGCATCGGGTTTCACCTGCAGGTCCTCCCAGATGGAAGGATAAACGGAATCCATACTGAAAACCAGTACA gtCTAATAGAAATCTCAACAGTAGAGCGAGGAGTTGTCAGCTTGTACGGGGTGAAGAGTGAGCTGTTCGTAGCAATGAATACTAAAGGACGGTTATATGGAACG GTTGTTTTTCATGAGGAGTGCAAGTTCAGGGAGATCCTGCTTCCCAACAATTACAATGCATACGAGTCCTCAGCCTACAGAGGCTCCTACATTGCGCTCAGCAAGCATGGGAGAGTCAAGAGGGGAAGCAAAGCCTCGCCTTCCATGACAGTGACACACTTTCTTCCAAGAATATGA
- the LOC121317898 gene encoding fibroblast growth factor 23-like, with product MHPALLILFLAVLRGFQIGSTLPVPSPLLNPTWGDPKRLVHLYTSSDKRSFHLAINPDGQVDRTTIQTPSSAMLLKSDGIGLVAIMGVKSERYLCMDANGKVFSSAVFSMEYCLFQHERLENGYDVYHSPKSNLVLNLGGRPHTYIPGGNLPPYSQFISLVNTVELEHFVHRRSTSFHVDPSDPFGMFTANSQPAMVEDSVETQASNEVPALSRERTRSTYHDEVDPDDPWRLLDHKTNSSPRYSMN from the exons ATGCACCCGGCACTCCTGATTCTCTTTCTGGCTGTGTTGCGCGGTTTTCAGATTGGAAGTACTCTCCCCGTCCCTTCTCCACTGCTGAATCCCACCTGGGGGGACCCGAAGAGACTGGTGCACCTGTACACTTCTTCAGACAAGAGAAGCTTTCATTTGGCTATCAACCCGGACGGGCAAGTTGACAGAACAACTATCCAGACTCCAAGCA GTGCAATGCTATTAAAGTCGGATGGAATAGGTCTTGTGGCGATCATGGGTGTGAAGAGCGAACGCTACCTCTGTATGGATGCAAACGGAAAGGTTTTTAGCTCA gcAGTCTTCAGCATGGAGTACTGCTTGTTCCAGCACGAGCGCTTGGAAAATGGATACGACGTATATCATTCACCTAAGAGCAACCTGGTGCTCAACCTTGGTGGCAGGCCTCACACCTACATTCCCGGCGGGAACCTGCCTCCTTATTCCCAGTTCATATCTCTGGTGAACACAGTCGAACTGGAACATTTTGTGCACAGGCGGAGCACCAGTTTCCATGTGGACCCTTCAGACCCCTTCGGGATGTTTACCGCCAACAGCCAACCTGCCATGGTAGAGGACTCTGTGGAAACTCAAGCCTCCAATGAAGTCCCAGCCCTGTCCAGAGAGCGCACAAGATCAACATACCATGATGAGGTGGACCCTGATGATCCTTGGAGACTGCTAGATCATAAAACCAATAGCAGCCCTCGCTACTCAATGAATTAA